A window of Rosa rugosa chromosome 7, drRosRugo1.1, whole genome shotgun sequence genomic DNA:
TGGTGAGTAATTGGGATTGAGTTGGCATAATTTGGAGGGATAATGCTCCATTTTTGGCCCTTTCATTTTAATATCCCTTACCTTTTTGGGAGAAAATTAAGAAATGAGATTTGGGCTTTTATATGATCATATGTGTGATCTTTAGCTGCTTGATGAGATTAGAGATCAATATCAGATGGGAAACAACTGTGTTGGAAATTCCAAGGACGGGCTTTTCCATTCGGTCTCAAATTCACTCTGGTGGACTCGATCAACCGGGGGTTTGGTTACTTCTACAACTAGAGAAATTAAAAGTAGTGATGCACCACCATCATTGAACAATCAGTCAGAAACTAATCCTCATGATGTTCAAAGCAATCCCCCGGAAGCAATCAAGATGATTACGGAGGGCTCTAAACCAGTGCAGCCCCCTATTCAACAGACGAAGGTTCATCCCGAAAAGCAAAAGGAAGAGGAGACTAAACCAGCAGCACAAGCAGCAATTCCGAAGGGAGAGACTAAACCTCAACAACCGGTAAATCATAGGGATCAAGAGACCAGACCAGCGCAACCCATAACACAAAATGGAGGGACTAATCAGCCAGCAGTGCCTGCGAGACCGAAGAAGCCCCATAATGTCAAGAGGGTATCGAGTGCAGGGCTTCAGACAGAGTCTGTCTTGCAAACCAAGACAGGTCATTTGAAGGAGTACTACAATTTGGGCCAGAAGCTTGGACATGGACAATTTGGGACAACTTTCCTTTGTGTGGAGAAAGCAACCGGAAAGGAATACGCATGCAAATCCATTGCCAAAAGGAAATTGTTGGCAACAGAAGATGTGGAGGATGTGAGGAGGGAGATTCAAATAATGCATCACTTGGCAGGGAATCCCAATGTCATATCGATTAAGGCGGCTTATGAGGATGCTGTTGCAGTTCATGTTGTTATGGAATTATGTGCAGGGGGTGAGCTGTTTGATAGGATTATCAAGAGGGGGCATTACTCTGAAAGAAAGGCAGCTCGGCTAGCAAGGACTATAGTTGGAGTTATAGAAGCTTGCCATTCTTTGGGTGTTATGCATCGCGATCTTAAACCCGAGAACTTTCTTTTTGTTGATGAGGAGGAGGATTCAGCACTCAAAGCTATAGATTTTGGGCTGTCAATATTTTTCAAGCCAGGTTTGTCTTCACAATTGTCCTCCTTTTTTTCCCTTCATAGTATTATGATTTTACTGGTAGTAGCATTTTGACAATCTGATGATCACTACATACTACAATGTATAACATTAATTTCTTCTACTTTCTGTAAACATATATGTAGTTATGTTATTATTGATCAACCCTTATGTTACATTGTGGACTGTTGTTTTGCATGCTTCCCTCTGCTTCTTGATCAACCATACAAGAATATAAGAATTTGGTGCTACATACAAATTTCCCGTGTCTTAGGACTCTTGTCTAACATTGACAACTTAATTTGGCAGGTGAAACTTTCAATGATGTGGTTGGAAGCCCATATTATGTTGCACCTGAAGTTCTGCGCAAGCGGTATGGTCCAGAAGCAGATGTTTGGAGTGTTGGTGTTATCATTTACATTCTCTTGAGTGGGGTGCCTCCATTCTGGGGTGGTAAGAGATTTAAGATGTCTAGTACTGTATGATATATTGTTTTTTTCCCGTCTCAAGTCTAAGTATTTTCAAAAGCACTcgtcaatttttctcttttcctaaTTGTTTTTTTACCATATCAAAACAGAAACTGAGCAAGAGATTTTTGAAGAGGTTTTGCATGGTGATCTTGACTTCTCAACAGATCCCTGGCCTAATATTTCAGAAAGTGCGAAAGATTTagtcaagaagatgcttgtcaGAAACCCCAAAAAGCGGCTAACTGCTCATCAAGTTCTATGTAAGTTCATATATTTCTATTCACTCAGAATTATTAAGAAACACAAGGACAATACCCTTTTCAAGGGTAGCCTTTTGAGATATGAACTCATTTATATTTCAGTCTTACATTTTGAGTTATGAAAGAGTATGATCATTTGGCAGTTTTGGTGTTGAATGTAAAATGAATTCCAATCTCATTCCTCAAAACCATCATTATATTGGTTCAAATGAATTTAAACGTTGAGTCTCATCTGTTAGAGGATGCCATCAGCAATTGAAGCTGGTAATGTTTGTTCCGACAGGTCACCCTTGGGTTCAGGTTGATGGAGTGGCTCCAGACAAGCCTCTTGATTCTGCAGTCTTAAGTCGCTTGAAGCAGTTCTCTGCAATGAACAAAATTAAGAAAATGGCTCTTAGAGTAAGTCTTTGCAGTTGTATCTTATTTTGAAGTTCAGAAATTTTAGTGACTGTTAGCTTTAAATAGTTTTCAATACCAAAGTTCCTTCGAAGGTCACAAATGGTCCTCTAATTTACGTTATTGCCTGCAGGTCATTGCTGAAAACCTctctgaagaagaaattgccGGTTTAAAAGAAATGTTCAAGATGATAGATACTGACAATAGTGGTCAAATTAGTTTCGAAGAACTGAAAGATGGACTGAAAAGATTTGGAGCTACTCTAAATGAGTCTGAAATATACGACCTGATGCAAGCTGTAAGTAATTTTATCATAGTATTATTCTTCTAAATTCAATGATGCTACATTGCTACACGTATATTTACCTGCTTAATTGgttaaaaaaaatgttgaattCTGGATATTCCCATCATCATACTTGCTAGGCATAAGGATTGCGACTATCAACGTTCTTACTTTTTGAAATTCCATTGGCCAATTATCGTATTTGAAGTTTCGTTTTATGATTTTATCCATCACATACTTGTCCAAGCATAGGGAAAGAAAGTAATCGTGCTGTTTGACGAttattctaaatttctaatgcTACCTGTTGTGAAATGCAGGCTGATGTTGACAACAGTGGCACAATTGATTATGGGGAGTTCATAGCAGCAACATTGCATTTAAACAAAGTAGAGAGGGAAGATCATTTGTTTGCAGCTTTCTCATATTTTGACAAAGATGGCAGTGGCTATATAACTCAAGATGAACTTCAACAAGCGTGTGAGGAGTTTGGCATTCAGGATGTCCACTTGGAAGAGTTGATCCGAGAAGTCGATCAGGACAATGTAAGTACACATATTTCAAATTCATTCCAGTGATATTAGCTAATGTTCTTGTCTCTGATATTAAGCATCATTACTGTTTTATCTTTCAGGATGGTCGAATAGATTACAATGAGTTCGTTGCCATGATGCAGAAAGGCAATCCAGAGTTTGATAAGAAGGGTATTCAAACCAGTGCTCTTGGCATTGGATTTAGGGAGGCACTATCTGTTTGTTAATATTGGTAGTGACTAGTGAGGCAATTTTCTTTGGGTCAATTTTTCTTCGATCTTCCTGAATTGTATGCAACTTTTCAAGGTTTCACATATAATCAGGTCTTCCGTAAATAACTAATAGATGCTCTGCTTCTCTACCGCTCCACATTTGAGTTTAATCAATTAGTTTTGGTTTGTTAATTTGTATCTGAACAGATTCGACAATAGACTACCTCCTCATGTaatataggaaaaaaaaaaaattattgtacATAGAGATGTTTGATCTCATTTCTAGTTCTTTTGCCATATTCGTTTCCCAATGACATTTGTAGGTCCCGCACTCTCGCAAGAACAAGGTAATATTGCCCCCTCCTATTTGTTTAGTACTTTAACTAGTTATATGCTTTATTTGATCTAATATTATTTCGAGCTGTTTTTCATTCAAACTTAtataattagtttttttttttgttctaagatTATCATTAATTAAGTCAATCAAATCGAAGATCTTTCAGTATTATACGGCTTAACCACTAAAAATCATATTTAATTCTTAGTCCAGGTAAAATGAagaatataaaaatataaaaataaaatcctCTTGGCGGATGTTAGAAATTTGTGGTACTAAAAcgacaaaagaaatttaaaaggaaaaagaagttgTATGGtcatgtttatcttattttctctTCAATATCGTTGATTGAGATCTCAATATCATGCACACTCCTAACTCATCATTCCCTCATCACGCACTCACAatcgaatatctttgaaacaaTCATTTGTCTTTATGCCATatgcataaaaataaaaataattgaaGATTATTcagtgtagtttttttttttttttttccaagacaAAAGATCAAACGTTCTAACTTTTAAGCTATAtgatcaaaaagaaaaataaaagggacCGTCTATTGTCATTTAGGGTACAACACTTTCATTGTTTTGTCTAATAACACGACGTTTGTATTGATATCCCACAATCTCGTTTTCATGTTTCATACTTTCATATAACTGATCTTGTCCTAGCTACAGTGGGAAAGGCAAATTAAAGTCTGTCTTTGTATAGGTTATCTGGACcatatatattgttgtaatagTGTTGGGTCTGTTTTTCAATGACTGATCTGTCTTTGGATGGATCTGGATAGAGACAATTGTATCAAAAAGATCCACACTATTTGATTAGAGGAAAAACTTTTCTTGAGAATCGGATTAAAGAACATTATTGAGTGATGGTGTTATGATGATCCCATCCTATCACgggttttctcttttttttttctttttttttttttatgactatCAGTGGGGTTTGTTTCGTAAGATAAGAACTTAGAAGGCAAAGTGGGGCATTAATTCAAGTTAATCATGCGTTTGAGTTGATCACATGTTAATCTTCTCTTCTTCAGAAAGATCCAAGTGCTTACTTACATAAACTATTCATTTATATTAAAAAGAAGTATATAAGGTAGTTAAGTTTATCCGTACGTTTTACGGTCTTAATTATGTGGAATAAAAACATTAATGAAGAGATTGTAGAATTCCGAATCATATCACGTAATCATTCATGAGCATGACCTAAGTGGCCGGCCATTAATCCAGTTTCACTTATACATGAGTGGATGAATTCAAAGACTTGTTAAGataaatattaaataaaagATGAGGAGTAGGGGAAGACTAATGAAGGTGCTTACCCTAGCCTTAAGGTGCTTAGGATACCTCACATAATGTATGATATTGGGAAAACGATGCTTGGCATTGTTGGGACATAGACAATGGTGTAGTTGCCACTGGGACAATAACTAGTTTGTCTACGCTAATCGACAACTATTGAAGAAAAACTGCAGTTTGAAAATCAAACAACTCATGAGCTTCACATGATGGAGCAACCCAATTATGTACtcattttggcctaaatggcCTCCATCCACTTGTTTTAAACAAGTTTTGGTTTTATATatatgagtttttctattagaacctctaaatttactcacttaacctcttatcaaattttaaaatactaaatttactcactaaactacctcaaataacctcactcactcatataatttgcaaacaaattattatctttaaaataaaaaaaaattagtcatttcaatgatttaatcactctataaatcttaactaaatatacatttttttaatcaaacttgagtttcaaaaattaatgtctaatcaataagaaaatgccatgaactattatgtttttttttttaatttattttattttagctgtgcaaaaaaaaaaatgaagaaatcatttgtttttattctcaaaaaaaaaaaaatcattcgttttttaatgtttatttttttctgtattttttgtaccacatgattaattatttaattttttttttttttttttttttgcaaatataatgatttaggtcataaatcataagaggatttattttgttttccctcaccaaatttttaattcttattaaatatatatgaatgctttaatgagtactagactccaaacacaccctatgggtgtggataattacctgggaagttattccacagaatgtggagaaaattactgcacatattttgttttttatttttgatttttttttgttaaatttcttttgtttttcttttatttgtgaattgaccattttgtctttctcaaatatttcagttcaaatattttttaatatttaagggatattttgataaaaattttctgttttggctgacaaactctcttctcttaataatagtatagatgtagtgaaattgaaaaatgaaaataaataaggaaaataataaggaatacaatctaatattattgaattggaaagtctacataaaataaatataatatttttttggtataattattgtccttaatagtcattttataataggttatatatgtcatttaataattcataatagagtgaggtcaagtgagcagatttggaggtcccaatagaaactctcataATATGGTTCGCTTTGAGTTTGATTTGAAAGGAATTAGTTGGCATCACCGTAAACTCTAAAAACTGTTTAAAATTTGGTAGTGATTATATATAAAAGAAAGTATAATAATATTTCAATTGAGGATGCACCTCAACTGGTATAGCATTGTGATATACTATTATAAAAATAAGCGTTtggatttaattttttttcccctaaATGATAGTTGATTTTGTCAACTCATTTGatattaccaataaagacacaaaagaggaaaaaagaaaaaggtctCTTCTTACCTCCATAAACAATACCTAGTCTTTACTGTGGAGAAAATTTTCTCCTCCAACATAAACCCTAAGGAATACATCAAAATCTATGAAAAAATGTGACAAGAAAGTATAGAAACCTACCCAAGATGAGTCGGCCAAtagaggaagatggttccaagAATGAGGAAGATGAGTTTAATATTGGACCACTTTCTGTTCTGATGATGAGTGTCAAAAATAACACCCAGGTCCTCATCAATTGTCGTAATAACATGAAGCTTTTTGGCTATGTGAAGATGGTCCTTGAGAATATTAATGAGATGTGGACCGACGTCCCAAAAACTAGGGCAAGAAGTGCAACCGGTTAAGAGCAAGTTCATCCATTTGGTCACTGGGTCAGACATTATTCACtgattttttatgtttatttccacCCTCTGGATCAGTTCCAGGTCAGTTTGTAGGTCACGAAACTGACCTAAAAAGTGACCCATAGTGATCCAGATCAGTTTGGAAACTGTGTCAGTGACTCAGATAGttggaaataaacataaaaaagtaGTGAATAATAACTGACCTAGTAAcacaacgggtgaacttgctctaacaaAGATAGATTCATCAGCAGGATGTTCCTCCATGGTGATTCTcaagtccacccgttgagcttgaccggtcaagctcaacgggtggacttgctcttacgAATCCTAAGTAAGATGCTCTACAACATTTGGAATTCCAAGAATTTGTAGAAATGGTTTTTGACTTTTGTGTGAATGGTAGATTGTAAATCCCCTAAAAGTTTCACAGAAGCAACTGCACCTTCATCCAATATAGTTTGGAAAAAAATGCAGTACTAATCACTTATCTAGACTTTTGATTCCCTTCGTAGCACGTAGTATGAATGTCAAACATCATAGTTCAATTTAGGACCTAGCTAGACTTGGTGCTAGTCTTGTTAGACTTAATTATCCAATGGAATATGTGTATCAATGTTTTAGACTTTAGAATCAGAAAGTTGGCATCACATAATGTGATGCTGTATTTAGAATTTATGTCTCTTAAGAAAAAGTTTTTATTGAACGAGGGACATTGTGGGAAAATTATGGAGGTGTAGATATTATattggttattttttttttttttgaaaggatatattggttatttgtaaaagtaagttggaggtctattaaatGAGGATGTCTAAATGCTAATTTTGgaagtatgaatagaagctcctttataaaaaaaaattatagaaaatGACATAACATCACTAGACAAACATTTAAAAACACAAATAACTGATCTTATATTAGATTCATATATACATATCAGAACACAAAGCTCAAAAAGGAAATGGAGCAGGCCTAATCCCTAATCTTTCATGTGCAATTACGAATTAAAacaatttttgttaaaattatagCTCTGCCACTAAGGTAGACTAACGGCAAAACAGGGGTCTTCGTCGGTAATCCAAAAAACTTTAGGATCATCAACACTCGAATCTTTATTCACAGCGAAGAAATCAAAGATATTACATAGCCATGCATCGATCTTCTCATCTCGATCTCCATTCCTAGTAGCAAAATGCTTCATCCTCGAATCCATCTTCAAGCAGTAGCAAAAGGTTAAAATCATACCTTCTCCATCTCCGGCCAGTAGCTTGATGCACGTTGATATCTTTATCACTAATACATATCGTCTCGATATACAAGGAATAGCAGAATTTGCAATcgatctcaaatccaactttaACCACTAGCAAAAGTTTGTCATTTATTTTTCATCTCAAAGTATTAGCAAAGCTAACCTTCATCTCACTCCATCTTGAAGCAGTAGCAACTAACTTCAATATTGTCTCAATCTTCAAGTAGTATCAAAACTTTGTCATTTATTCTCCATCCTAAAGCAGTAGTAGAGTTAACATTTATCTCATCTCCATCTTAAAGCGATAACAGCCAACTTTCAATATTGTCTTGATTTTCAAGTAGAAGCAAAATTGAACCAGTGCCACCAATTTTCATAAGGTAATTTTTCATGCATGTATGCTATTGTTATTTTACTGTAACGAAAGCAGAATATGTGTGCTATTTATGATGTGTACTACTGCTTGCGTGTGATTCATTGTTAGTGTACAGTTGATTGACATATTAGAAAAGACAATATCCAAGCATGCACCACCATGTCTAGGACAGGGTCATCACTCATCAGAAGGAGAGCCACCACCGAACTCCACCAACAACGCCTTCAATGGGAGGAAATTGACACTATACCCCGAGATAGACTTATTTAACACCAACAAAACACAAAATCGGTCTGCGCCATCATGAAACTTCCTTCCGGTAAGAGTGAAGGGTAGAGACCCGACTCCGCTAGGGTTGAAAAGCTATTCAATGTATACTTGTATAACAAGAAAACAATTCTTAGCCTTTGTTGTGGAGTaatgaaatttttcctattttcttttgttcgaAAGAAATCCTAGGTTTGGAATCTCATCTACTTTTTTGAGGAAACTCTCTTTACATTATTGAATTGTTTGGCCTAAAATTAAAATCCTTGTGTTCATATATATAGGAGAAATTTGtgtttaaagaaaagaaagaatttttGTTGGGCCATGAGGGCCATGAATGGAGGTGCCAAATCAGAGTGAAAGACGACACTCGAGAAGCCAGCCTAGACGTTGAAGGCAACTCACCACCCGCAAAATCCCAACCCCAGAAACCCAAAACAATTCAAACGTCGCCGAAACGTGGTGCATGATTGAGGCCCCAATCGACGGCTGACAGTGGCTGGTGAAACTGGAAGCCGCCGTAGGATCTTCGCAATCTTCTTCCCACGCACGTTGTCTGAGCTCACGCGCGGTAGGTGGACGTGGTGGGGTGTCCAGGTTGGCCTAACGTGAGACCAA
This region includes:
- the LOC133721179 gene encoding calcium-dependent protein kinase 1-like, whose amino-acid sequence is MGNNCVGNSKDGLFHSVSNSLWWTRSTGGLVTSTTREIKSSDAPPSLNNQSETNPHDVQSNPPEAIKMITEGSKPVQPPIQQTKVHPEKQKEEETKPAAQAAIPKGETKPQQPVNHRDQETRPAQPITQNGGTNQPAVPARPKKPHNVKRVSSAGLQTESVLQTKTGHLKEYYNLGQKLGHGQFGTTFLCVEKATGKEYACKSIAKRKLLATEDVEDVRREIQIMHHLAGNPNVISIKAAYEDAVAVHVVMELCAGGELFDRIIKRGHYSERKAARLARTIVGVIEACHSLGVMHRDLKPENFLFVDEEEDSALKAIDFGLSIFFKPGETFNDVVGSPYYVAPEVLRKRYGPEADVWSVGVIIYILLSGVPPFWGETEQEIFEEVLHGDLDFSTDPWPNISESAKDLVKKMLVRNPKKRLTAHQVLCHPWVQVDGVAPDKPLDSAVLSRLKQFSAMNKIKKMALRVIAENLSEEEIAGLKEMFKMIDTDNSGQISFEELKDGLKRFGATLNESEIYDLMQAADVDNSGTIDYGEFIAATLHLNKVEREDHLFAAFSYFDKDGSGYITQDELQQACEEFGIQDVHLEELIREVDQDNDGRIDYNEFVAMMQKGNPEFDKKGIQTSALGIGFREALSVC